The following nucleotide sequence is from Euzebyales bacterium.
GCATCGCCCGGGAGGAGATCTTCGGGCCAGTGCTCTCCGTGCTGACCTTCCGGACCCCGGACGAGGCGATCACGAAGGCCAACAACACCCCCTACGGCTTGTCGGCCGGCGTGTGGACCGAGAAGGGCAGTCGCATCCTGTGGGCGGCAGAGCGTCTCCGCGCCGGCGTCGTCTGGGCCAACACCTTCAACAGGTTCGACCCGACGAGCCCCTTCGGCGGCTACAAGGAGTCGGGCTTCGGCCGCGAGGGTGGCCGCCACGGTCTGGCGCCGTACCTGGCGGCGTGACCGCGTCGGTGGGACGGGGCGGGGACCGAAGGCGTGTCCGCTCAGCGGGCGAGCGCTGTAACGCTGGAGTGACTGCCGGACAGTACTGACCGAAGCCACACGACGGGAGGAACCGGTGGCGACGGGCGAACAGGAGCACAGAGCATTCTCTGAGCTGTTTGCGGCCGCTCATCGGCGGATCTGGGCCTACGCGGTGCGCGGCGGTGCTTCGCCGGCGGACGCCGACGACCTCGTCGCGGACGTCTTCGTCGTCGCGTGGCGGCGGCTACCCGAGATCCCGACCGATGACCCGGTGCCGTGGCTGCTCGCCGTCGCGCGCAACGTCCGGCGCAACCAGCGGCGCTCCGGTCGCCGGTCCGACGCGCTCGTCGAGCGGCTGCGGACCGAACCGCCGTCGGTCGCCGAGGCTCCGACCCGCGTGCAGGGTGAGATCCGGGCGATGCGGCGGGCGCTGGCGGCGCTGTCGGACGCTGACAGGGAAGTGATCCAGCTGGCGGCCGTCGAGGAGCTGTCACCATCGCAGATCGCGCAGGTGCTGGGGTGCCGGCCGGTCACAGCCCGCGTGCG
It contains:
- a CDS encoding sigma-70 family RNA polymerase sigma factor — protein: MATGEQEHRAFSELFAAAHRRIWAYAVRGGASPADADDLVADVFVVAWRRLPEIPTDDPVPWLLAVARNVRRNQRRSGRRSDALVERLRTEPPSVAEAPTRVQGEIRAMRRALAALSDADREVIQLAAVEELSPSQIAQVLGCRPVTARVRLHRARGRLRALLADTSTVHPTADVTTERSGS